Proteins encoded together in one Falco biarmicus isolate bFalBia1 chromosome 4, bFalBia1.pri, whole genome shotgun sequence window:
- the BSN gene encoding protein bassoon isoform X3 encodes MQRALGMDMTTAPRSKSQQQLHSPSPSPSHSPAKHPLPPGADKSPPATRALPTEPPKTHPTPPQREPHAQGQPKPQEAARSSPQHQQAKPSSSEQRKTTGDVGAKPAAPAPGAGAQEQPQEGLTGKLFGFGASLLTQASTLMSVQPEAPPPSQPSPGKVPPKIVFSDASKEAGPKAPGAQGRAAATPAVKPGKPEQGVKPKEVPKARVSCPLCKAEINVGSGEPPNYNTCTTCRQQVCNMCGFNPTPHLVEKNEWLCLNCQTQRLLEGSLGDPAPMPLPAPKQPPSGSPRHQPPAASQQPRAPVPVPPEPVAAPEQQPSPARSLRAAGQSKTPSPVPVEKKPPVPAEEKLLPKAAPEPSRAPESAAPKAKSATPKPEAEIKESRAPPEAPRAKEQEDGSKPYPPDLSRSPQSLSDTGYSSDGISSSQSEITGLVQQEEEKLSSTGLTRQSPPSPSELTKLESSMRPLLEGRGAPPEPAERGKGGPEPQEEQQRQRPRYLSITPEAFDSDEELEDILEEDEDSLEWENQRERRESAESSDEFGSKLRHDYVEDSSEGGFSPVPPQPKGREVEVSDEEFMRRQILEMSAEEDNLEEEEEDYGRTKYGVPRAGQKAEVEKGKEAASAKRRLPHGPSSLYKEEGKELEVAEADDLSTAQGGLRRFKTIELNSTTGYGREMEMGQEVDASLDREPELEMESLTGSPEERSRGEYSSTLPATTPSYTSGTSPTSISSLEEDSDSSPSRRQRLEEVKQQRKARHRSHGPLLPTIEDSSEEEELREEEELLREQEKMREVEQQRIRSTARKTKRDKEELRAQRRRERSKTPPSNLSPIEDASPTEELRQAAEMEELHRSSCSEYSPSIDSEAESFDTVASKLYKSGSEYNLPTFMSLYSPTEKGDSGPSQPASKPLKSAEEAYEEMMRKAEMMQRQQVQQAQPAVSYGSGYQQVGYHGTEGQNGFEYQYAEEYQYDGGPTRPSQPSYPSALPKAGAVYEEILQTSQSISRMHQSSSFDLALEQGEKAKGQDETYQEKHFLNAESAYADLMKQNGGPLTPGTSPTQLSAPVSFATSDSSTGKAIPDVRVTQHFAKEGQDLAKVQITPAAPGPVSKAATTPYAYSKGASTVTTAAGSPGSVLRSYSSPAPEVPPIAGRSYTPVKSTISYGSQTEDTSRSKAAVEISVQTAREKLPAASDGKPPPPKTYSFFKSSSPPLSPTSPTQSPTRAAKATAEFSTQTQSPLLPYEGPTAAAAGPAISSPMVAQGTQTPHRAGSPRLTRQPSSQDAPFMLITLAADAASQTKPVSSGSSTSPTSSPTRPSRQLPAHGYSQALEPEQPPGAYVRTQPVKEHSQKAPAVTSATESITGLYGWGALPAENISLCRISSIPGTSRVEPGPKVPSTNAVDLRTALKSAPIIITDQGMDLTSLATEARKYCLTLDHIPSRQSTAIQPLIINLNAQEQPHAIIAAASTAGLAIASPMLLSQAKQPVVYGDPFQSRVDFGQGTGSPVCLAQVKQVEQGVQTATVRASGAAVSKPEPTAAPQTKFARYGMPGQMVKKDALITQTSGAQNIGGHPQAFPPEPGSELYRAVPVELKSQSPLLALGGKKSQVMMVQMEEVAAGPVTKVLKEEPPANVLDLTGVKPESQVACCDMVYKFPFGGSCTGAFNPTSKMPEKKAGEASAPGRKASGPLYGSREPELPETFPYREQPAPAPALYEEQKFYPTGAFGRLYSSMSDTNLSEIGMSYYPTKGDQPFPSPAGDAAVDLSTMKHSYSVGFAEGGYLGQGLQYGSFSDLRQPAELLGHPLPMRRYSSASNIYSDYRFSPRGDLASFQESSLAHYSATTAREISRMCAALNSMDQYGGRHANGPDLLPYAHSAGPGTAVGLAAQQQGPVPPKHGRMYNPTFPETRQGLGSLAQYNIPSVRLGAIRQMFPSTATVRAADGMIYSTINTPIASTLPITTQPASVLRPMLRGLYRPYGPGGVAAVPLASLTRLPVITPRVPLAAQGLYRYPAPSRPAPPASLVETPVYLGKPVSTAPVAAGAGPASKAPTAPIGGLQRAEPAGAAPHAEGPAAPAASKEGGQVPTVPKPPLDGAQREEREREEERQRKQQEHVLQLERERVELEKLRQLRLQEELERERAELQRHREKEQLLVQRELQELQCIKQQVLQQQQEERHAQLALQREQLAQQRLQLEHIHQLQHQLQQQLEEQKRQKSAFPVPTEPTARPPEGPAEAPRALPHNGQAWPPPSQAAPDGPAGPRYPAPQRPLSSSASDMSLQAEESWEPGRGIKKRNSMPRLRDAYEKEVAQEAFTARKTADSSVQTDEEDGEERYLLSRRRRARRSTDCSVQTDEEDSGEWEQPVRRRRSRASRHAEASAEGKLEGVARSTASVGIQTISDCSVQTEPDQLLRVSPSIHITTHDPRVEIVKYISAPEKTQRGESLACQTEPEAAPQPGIVVPQLTVPTTITPYSTNIQMVSTGPLDPHAVRQQTLGKFEKKKPDPLEIGYQSHLPAESLSQLVTRQPPRSPQVLYSPVSPLSPHRLLESSFATSERLNKAHVPPQKHFTTDLAQRQQSLPRPIKTMQRSLSDPKPISPTAEEAGKDRFSLYQHSLLPGTQVGGLQSSPLARKVKRTLPSPPPEEPHVPLASPAASQLYLSSLAPKATAPVTKASLLKELDRDLRLVEHEATKLRKKQAELDEEEKEIDAKLKYLELGITQRKESLLKERGSGRDHPYLRCAGDRRDYLSDSELHSLRLAAYDGAGLHPAPAGQYPDFAAAAASYDTYPYPAPQGPAAFPPARLQPPQYPTASTSQDGLPAAPLPAFASAGTFPAPGPTYPELGTPGQPGFRPQNPYQAPSAFAGAATVPAAQPALFQSPADIAGGHQKPRQTSLADLEQKIPTNYEVIGTVTSSSAVPDVTFSTAPVSSSYEQYKAPEARPAERASVAQGPSASFSSESLYTNLEQNIPRNYVMIEDISELTKESPPVEGQKAEPVGMGTDSRHGREKSELGDTEGPSRPCCYTKAEEESEEDVYDHHGPEHRGRNSYHRGVESNGRVFGSSTSSSYYYGDSEYRHSSRVDKHGSSTALPKHSSKNLAPAVISSKRSKHRKQGMEQKISKFSPIEEAKDVESDLATYATTTSVGSSNVASRAKKMQEEITYGLKKNVYEQQKYYGVSSRDLVDEEERVYSASSRTRSSGYGVEKSSSREVGGRSKSYEREGTERSQKGGSKPSSLSMSQSRGRAPIRTQPSEEESPVSPLGKSVGGSRATGGPGPQSAGDPCSQFCSSHSLPDVQKHIKDVPRSHSYKHEEGYGMDDAHCVVSDSEAYHLGQEETDWFDKPREARAERVRHYGGHSSSQKRPPVKHTYHDYDEPPDEDPWQHNDYPQHREHRHHREYERHAGTSRHAGDEPQRRSAKQHPREPSRHEPRGHGPPAAPKKAQQPECRAPAPYGPSSTEYTPPSRSAAHHHSAETPKAQKPPQPHGSATPVPKPEPLAHPQQPAARQQQAGQQAVRQQPAARQAAQPAGSAQPEARGRTQGPPSSRPPQQQPGPAQAAGKAPAALHAQPGGHPAPAPKAEQMDASKLAAKVPQQPGRAPAAQPLGAAADSKAGPKAAGPRGPSGAATGQPGGEGESVFSKILPGGAAEQAGKLTEAVSAFGKKFTSFW; translated from the exons aagaacGAATGGCTGTGCTTGAACTGCCAAACTCAGaggctgctggaaggcagcctCGGTGACCCTGCCCCGATGCCACTGCCTGCCCCAAAGCAACCGCCCAGCGGCTCCCCACGGCACCAGCCCCCAGCCGCCAGCCAGCAGCCGAGAGCGCCCGTGCCAGTGCCCCCCGAGCCGGTGGCAGCCCCCGAGCAGCAGCCCTCACCTGCAAGGAGCCTCCGGGCTGCCGGGCAGAGCAAGACCCCAAGCCCTGTCCCGGTGGAGAAGAAGCCCCCAGtgccagcagaagaaaagctgctgccCAAAGCTGCCCCAGAGCCTTCCAGAGCTCCTGAGAGTGCCGCGCCGAAGGCAAAGAGCGCAACCCCCAAACCCGAGGCAGAGATCAAGGAGAGCCGGGCACCCCCCGAGGCGCCGCGGGCGAAGGAGCAGGAG GACGGGAGCAAGCCTTACCCCCCGGACCTGTCCCGCAGCCCCCAGAGCCTGAGCGACACCGGCTACTCCTCCGATGGCATCTCCAGCTCGCAGAGCGAGATCACCGGCCTagtgcagcaggaggaggagaagctgagCAGCACCGGGCTGAccaggcagagcccccccagcccctccgaGCTCACCAAGCTGGAGAGCAGCATGCGGCCTCTTCTGGAAGGCCGGGGTGCCCCACCAGAGCCTGCCGAGCGCGGCAAGGGTGGCCCAGAGCcacaggaggagcagcagcggcagcggcCACGGTACCTCTCCATCACCCCTGAAGCCTTCGACTCAGATGAGGAGCTGGAGGACATTCTGGAGGAGGATGAGGACTCGCTGGAGTGGGAGAATCAGCGGGAGCGGCGGGAGAGCGCAGAGTCATCAGATGAGTTTGGCAGCAAGCTGCGGCACGACTATGTGGAGGACAGCAGCGAGGGGGGCTTCTCCCCAGTGCCCCCTCAGCCCAAGGGCCGGGAGGTGGAGGTGAGCGATGAGGAGTTCATGCGGAGGCAGATCCTAGAGATGAGCGCAGAGGAGGACAACcttgaggaagaggaggaagactATGGGCGCACCAAGTATGGTGTCCCCAGAGCCGGGCAGAAGGCTGAGGTGGAGAAGGGCAAAGAGGCGGCATCAGCCAAGCGGCGCCTGCCACATGGCCCCAGCAGCCTGTacaaggaggaggggaaggagctggaggtggCGGAGGCTGACGACTTGAGCACAGCCCAGGGAGGCCTGCGGCGCTTCAAGACCATTGAGCTGAACAGCACGACTGGCTACGGCCGGGAGATGGAGATGGGCCAGGAGGTGGATGCCAGCCTGGACCGGGAGCCTGAGCTGGAGATGGAGAGCCTGACGGGCTCCCCTGAGGAGCGGTCCCGGGGTGAGTACTCCTCCACCCTGCCAGCCACGACACCCAGCTACACCTCTGGCACCTCACccacctccatctcctccctggAGGAGGACAGTGacagcagccccagccgccGGCAGCGGCTGGAGGAGGTGAAACAGCAGAGGAAGGCTCGCCACCGCTCGCACGGGCCCTTGCTTCCCACCATTGAGGACTCGtctgaggaggaggagctgcgggaggaagaggagctgctgcGGGAGCAGGAGAAGATGCGGGAGGTGGAGCAGCAGCGCATCCGGAGCACTGCACGCAAGACCAAGCGTGACAAGGAGGAGCTGAGGGCCCAGCGGAGGAGGGAGCGCTCCAAAACCCCCCCTAGCAACCTCTCCCCCATTGAAGATGCCTCTCCCACTGAGGAGCTGCGGCAGGCGGCAGAGATGGAGGAGCTGCACCGCTCCTCCTGCTCCGAGTACTCACCCTCCATTGACTCGGAGGCCGAGAGCTTCGACACTGTGGCCTCCAAGCTGTACAAGTCGGGCAGCGAGTACAACCTGCCCACCTTCATGTCACTGTACTCCCCAACGGAGAAGGGGGACAGCGGCCCCAGCCAGCCGGCCAGCAAGCCCCTTAAGAGTGCCGAGGAAGCTTATGAGGAGATGATGAGGAAGGCAGAGATGATGCAGAGGCAGCAGGTCCAGCAGGCGCAGCCGGCTGTTTCCTATGGCAGTGGCTACCAGCAGGTTGGCTACCACGGCACCGAAGGCCAGAATGGCTTTGAGTACCAGTATGCTGAAGAGTACCAGTATGACGGTGGCCCCACAcgcccctcccagcccagctaTCCAAGTGCCCTGCCGAAGGCAGGAGCGGTGTATGAAGAGATCCTGCAGACCTCACAGAGCATCTCCAGGATGCACCAGTCTTCCTCCTTTGACCTGGCCCTCgagcagggagagaaggcaAAGGGGCAGGACGAGACGTACCAGGAGAAGCACTTCCTCAATGCCGAGAGCGCCTATGCTGACCTGATGAAACAGAACGGGGGTCCGCTCacccctggcaccagccccacgcagctcTCCGCTCCCGTCTCCTTTGCCACctctgacagcagcacaggcaagGCCATTCCTGACGTCCGGGTCACCCAGCATTTTGCAAAAGAGGGGCAAGACCTAGCCAAGGTCCAGATCACCCCAGCAGCGCCCGGCCCCGTGTCCAAGGCTGCCACCACTCCTTATGCCTACAGCAAAGGTGCCAGCACGGTGACGACAGCAGCGGGCAGCCCTGGGAGCGTGCTGCGGAGCTacagctccccagctccagaGGTCCCACCCATAGCTGGCAGAAGCTACACTCCAGTGAAGAGCACCATCAGCTACGGCTCGCAGACGGAGGACACCAGCAGAAGCAAGGCAGCGGTGGAGATCAGTGTGCAGACAGCCAGGGAGAAGCTCCCGGCTGCGAGCGATGGCAAGCCCCCACCGCCCAAGACATACTCCTTCTTCAAGAGCTCCAGCCCTCCGCTGTCACCCACCTCCCCCACACAGAGTCCCACCCGTGCTGCAAAGGCCACAGCAGAGTTCTCCACGCAGACACagagccccctcctcccctacGAGGGTCCCACCGCTGCCGCTGCTGGCCCCGCCATCTCTTCACCCATGGTGGCACAGGGGACGCAGACGCCGCACCGGGCAGGCTCGCCGCGCCTGACCCGGCAGCCCTCTTCACAGGATGCCCCCTTCATGCTGATCACACTGGCGGCTGACGCGGCCAGCCAAACCAAGCCGGTCAGCTCCGGCTCCTCGACATCCCCCACCTCATCTCCCACCAGGCCAAGCCGGCAGCTGCCGGCACATGGCTACAGCCAGGCGCTGGAGCCAGAGCAGCCACCAGGTGCCTATGTCAGGACACAACCGGTGAAGGAGCACAGCCAGAAGGCACCTGCCGTGACTTCAGCCACAGAGAGCATCACGGGGCTGTATGGCTGGGGAGCACTTCCTGCAGAAAACATCTCCCTCTGCCGCATCTCCTCCATCCCCGGCACGTCCCGGGTTGAGCCAGGGCCCAAGGTGCCGAGCACTAACGCTGTAGACTTACGGACTGCGCTGAAGTCTGCCCCCATCATCATAACGGACCAAGGTATGGATCTCACCTCCTTGGCCACTGAGGCCAGGAAGTACTGCCTGACCTTGGACCATATCCCAAGTCGACAGTCCACGGCCATCCAGCCCTTGATCATCAACCTCAAtgcccaggagcagccccaTGCCATCATCGCAGCAGCCAGCACCGCCGGCCTGGCCATAGCCTCCCCCATGCTCCTCTCGCAGGCCAAGCAGCCTGTAGTCTATGGAGACCCTTTCCAGAGCCGGGTGGACTTTGGGCAGGGGACTGGGAGCCCGGTGTGCTTGGCACAGGTGAAGCAGGTGGAGCAGGGTGTCCAGACAGCCACTGTCAGAGCCAGTGGAGCAGCCGTAAGCAAGCCTGAGcccactgctgccccccagACCAAGTTTGCAAGGTATGGCATGCCAGGCCAGATGGTGAAGAAGGACGCGCTCATCACACAGACCAGTGGGGCGCAGAACATTGGTGGCCACCCTCAGGCCTTCCCACCAGAGCCGGGCTCGGAGTTGTACCGGGCAGTTCCAGTGGAGCTGAAGAGCCAGAGCCCTCTCCTTGCCCTGGGCGGCAAGAAATCCCAGGTGATGATGGTGCAGATGGAGGAGGTGGCGGCTGGACCAGTGACCAAAGTGCTGAAGGAGGAGCCGCCGGCCAATGTGTTGGACCTCACGGGTGTGAAGCCGGAGAGCCAGGTCGCCTGCTGTGACATGGTCTACAAATTCCCCTTTGGTGGCAGCTGCACCGGGGCTTTCAACCCCACCTCCAAGATGCCAGAGAAGAAAGCCGGGGAGGCATCGGCACCTGGCCGGAAAGCCAGTGGGCCGCTCTACGGCAGCAGAGAGCCAGAGCTGCCAGAGACCTTCCCCTACCgagagcagccagccccagcacccgcGCTTTATGAGGAGCAGAAGTTTTACCCAACTGGCGCCTTCGGCCGCCTCTACTCCTCCATGTCAGACACGAACCTCTCTGAAATTGGGATGAGCTACTACCCCACGAAGGGGGATcagcccttcccctccccagcgGGTGATGCTGCAGTGGACCTCAGCACCATGAAGCACTCCTACAGTGTGGGCTTTGCCGAGGGGGGTTACctgggccaggggctgcagtACGGCTCCTTCTCTGACCTCCGCCAGCCAGCGGAGCTGCTGGGCCACCCACTTCCCATGCGGAGGTACAGCTCGGCCTCCAACATCTACTCCGACTACCGCTTCTCACCCCGGGGGGACCTGGCCAGCTTCCAGGAGTCCAGCCTGGCCCACTACAGTGCCACCACGGCACGCGAGATCAGCCGTATGTGCGCCGCCCTCAACTCCATGGACCAGTATGGAGGCCGGCATGCCAACGGCCCCGACCTGCTGCCCTATGCCCACAGCGCTGGGCCGGGGACCGCGGTGGGACTGGCGGCTCAGCAACAGGGCCCTGTGCCCCCCAAACATGGCAGGATGTACAACCCCACCTTCCCGGAGACGCGGCAGGGCCTTGGCAGCCTGGCACAGTACAACATCCCCAGTGTCCGCCTGGGCGCCATCCGGCAGATGTTCCCTTCCACCGCCACAGTGCGGGCCGCTGACGGCATGATCTACTCCACCATCAACACACCCATCGCCTCCACGCTGCCCATCACCACCCAGCCGGCCTCAGTGCTGCGGCCCATGCTGCGTGGGCTGTATAGACCCTATGGCCCGGGCGGTGTGGCGGCGGTCCCGCTGGCCAGCCTGACCAGGCTGCCGGTCATCACCCCCCGTGTCCCACTGGCGGCACAGGGCCTCTACCGCTACCCAGCCCCGAGCCGGCCAGCCCCGCCAGCCTCGCTGGTGGAGACACCCGTCTACCTGGGCAAGCCCGTCAGCACAGCACCGGTGGCGGCGGGTGCCGGTCCCGCTTCCAAAGCCCCCACCGCCCCTATTGGTGGCTTGCAGAGAGCGGAGCCAGCGGGGGCTGCTCCCCATGCTGAGGGGCCGGCGGCACCAGCGGCCAGCAAGGAGGGTGGGCAGGTGCCCACGGTACCCAAGCCACCACTGGATGGGGCACAGCGGGAGGAGCGGGAGCGGGAGGAGGAACGGCAGCGCAAGCAGCAGGAGCAcgtgctgcagctggagcggGAGCGCGTGGAGCTGGAGAAGTTGCGGCAGCTGcggctgcaggaggagctggagcggGAGCGTGCAGAGTTGCAGCGGCACCGGGagaaggagcagctgctggtgcagcgggagctgcaggagctgcagtgcatcaagcagcaggtgctgcagcagcagcaggaggagcgGCATGCGCAGCTGGCCCTGCAGCGGGAGCAGCTCGCCCAGCAGCGCCTCCAGCTCGAGCAcatccaccagctccagcaccagctgcagcagcagctggaggagcagaagcGGCAGAAGTCTGCTTTCCCTGTGCCCACTGAGCCCACTGCCCGTCCGCCTGAGGGGCCTGCCGAGGCGCCGCGGGCCCTGCCGCACAATGGGCAGGCATGGCCTCCACCAAGCCAGGCAGCACCAGATGGGCCCGCTGGTCCCCGCTACCCTGCACCACAGCGGCCGCTCAGTAGCTCGGCCTCAGACATGTCGCTGCAAGCCGAGGAGTCCTGGGAGCCTGGCCGGGGCATCAAGAAGAGGAACTCAATGCCACGGCTGCGTGATGCCTATGAGAAGGAGGTGGCACAGGAGGCCTTCACGGCGAGGAAGACGGCAGACAGCAGCGTGCAGACGGACGAGGAGGATGGTGAGGAGCGGTACCTGCTGTCACGGCGGCGGCGAGCGCGGCGCAGCACTGACTGCAGCGTGCAGACAGACGAGGAGGACAGTGGGGAGTGGGAGCAGCCTGTGCGCCGCCGGCGCTCCCGGGCCTCGCGGCACGCTGAGGCCAGTGCTGagggaaagctggagggggTGGCCCGCAGCACAGCCAGTGTGGGCATCCAGACCATCAGCGACTGCTCGGTGCAGACAGAGCCCGATCAGCTCCTCCGTGTCTCCCCCTCCATCCATATCACCACCCATGACCCCCGTGTGGAGATTGTGAAGTACATCTCGGCCCCAGAGAAGACACAGCGGGGTGAGAGCCTGGCCTGCCAGACGGAGCCGGaggcagccccgcagcccggcaTCGTGGTCCCCCAGCTGACGGTGCCCACCACCATCACGCCCTATTCCACCAACATCCAGATGGTGAGCACGGGCCCCCTGGACCCCCACGCTGTCCGGCAGCAGACCTTGGGCAAGTTTGAGAAGAAGAAGCCAGATCCCCTGGAAATCGGGTACCAGTCCCATCTACCGGCCGAGTCCCTCTCCCAGCTGGTAACCCGCCAGCCACCCCGTTCTCCACAGGTCCTTTACTCGCCTGTCTCCCCACTGTCCCCCCACCGCCTCCTGGAGTCCTCTTTTGCCACCAGTGAGCGGCTGAACAAGGCTCACGTTCCCCCACAGAAGCACTTCACCACCGACTTGGCCCAGCGTCAGCAGTCGCTGCCGCGTCCCATCAAGACCATGCAGCGCTCTCTGTCTGACCCCAAGCCCATCAGCCCCACCGCCGAGGAGGCTGGCAAAGACAGGTTCTCCCTCTACCAACACTCGCTGCTCCCTGGCACCCAG GTGGGGGGACTGCAGTCAAGCCCACTGGCACGCAAGGTGAAGCGGACGCTTCCCAGTCCGCCGCCTGAGGAGCCCCATGTCCCCCTGGCCAGCCCGGCTGCTTCCCAGCTTTACCTGAGCAGCCTGGCCCCCAAGGCCACCGCGCCGGTCACCAAGGCCAGCCTGCTAAAGGAACTGGACCGTGACCTGAGGCTGGTGGAGCACGAGGCCACCAAGCTGCGGAAGAAGCAGGCAGAGCTCgatgaggaggagaaggagatcGACGCCAAGCTGAAGTACCTGGAGCTGGGCATCACCCAGCGCAAGGAGTCACTGCTGAAGGAGCGGGGGAGCGGGCGGGACCACCCCTACCTGCGCTGCGCCGGGGACCGCCGCGACTACCTGTCTGACAGCGAGCTGCACAGCCTGCGCCTCGCTGCCTACGATGGTGCTGGCCTGCACCCCGCACCTGCCGGGCAGTACCCTGACTTtgccgccgccgctgcctcCTACGACACCTACCCATACCCTGCCCCACAGGGCCCCGCTGCCTTCCCGCCAGCACGCCTGCAGCCCCCTCAGTACCCCACGGCCAGCACCTCGCAGGATGGCTTGCCTGCGGCCCCGCTGCCTGCCTTCGCCTCAGCCGGCACCTtcccggcccccggccccacATATCCGGAGCTGGGCACCCCAGGCCAGCCGGGCTTCCGGCCCCAAAACCCCTACCAAGCCCCGAGCGCCTTCGCTGGGGCGGCCAccgtgccagcagcacagcccgcCCTCTTCCAGAGCCCAGCGGACATCGCTGGTGGGCACCAGAAGCCACGGCAGACCTCACTGGCCGACCTGGAACAGAAGATCCCCACCAACTACGAGGTCATTGGCACAGTCACCAGCTCCTCCGCCGTTCCCGACGTCACCTTCAGCACTGCGCCAGTGAGCAGCAGCTATGAGCAGTACAAGGCGCCTGAGGCCCGGCCAGCCGAGAGAGCCAGCGTGGCCCAGGGGCCCTCAGCCAGCTTCTCTTCCGAGTCCCTCTACACCAACCTGGAGCAGAACATCCCCCGTAACTACGTGATGATCGAGGACATCAGCGAGCTCACCAAGGAGAGCCCACCAGTAGAGGGGCAGAAAGCGGAACCGGTGGGCATGGGCACCGACAGCCGCCACGGCAGGGAGAAGAGTGAGCTGGGGGACACTGAAGGCCCCAGCCGGCCCTGCTGCTACACCAAAGCTGAGGAGGAGTCTGAGGAGGATGTCTATGACCACCACGGCCCTGAACATCGAGGGAGGAACAGCTACCACCGGGGCGTGGAGAGCAATGGCAGGGTGTTTGGGAGCTCCACCAGCTCATCCTACTACTATGGGGACAGTGAGTACCGGCACTCCTCACGGGTGGACAAGCACGGCTCCAGCACGGCACTACCGAAGCATTCATCCAAGAACCTGGCGCCTGCCGTCATCTCCTCAAAGCGcagcaagcacagaaagcagggcaTGGAGCAGAAGATCTCCAAGTTCTCCCCCATCGAAGAAGCCAAAGATGTGGAGTCAGACCTAGCCACTTACGCAACGACGACATCGGTTGGCAGCAGCAATGTGGCCTCCAGGGCCAAGAAAATGCAGGAGGAGATCACCTATGGCCTGAAGAAGAACGTCTATGAGCAGCAGAAGTACTACGGTGTCTCCAGCCGGGATCTGGTGGATGAGGAGGAGCGGGTCtactctgccagcagcagaaccCGCTCCTCTGGCTATGGGGTGGAAAAGTCCTCCAGCCGGGAGGTGGGCGGCCGGAGCAAGTCCTACGAGCGGGAGGGCACGGAGCGCTCCCAGAAAGGTGGCTCCAAGCCCTCATCCCTCAGCATGAGCCAGAGCCGTGGGCGGGCGCCCATCCGCACGCAGCCCTCGGAGGAGGAGAGCCCCGTCAGCCCCCTGGGGAAGTCGGTGGGGGGGTCACGAGCCAcgggggggcccggcccccAGTCGGCAGGGGACCCCTGCTCCCAGTTCTGCTCCAGCCACTCGTTGCCTGATGTGCAAAAGCACATCAAAGACGTGCCAAGGAGTCACTCGTACAAGCACGAGGAGGGCTACGGCATGGATGATGCTCATTGCGTTGTCTCGGACAGTGAAG CCTATCATTTGGGTCAGGAAGAGACGGACTGGTTTGATAAGCCCAGGGAGGCACGGGCAGAGAGGGTCAGGCACTACGGTGGCCACTCTTCCTCACAGAAGAGACCCCCGGTTAAGCACACCTACCACGACTACGACGAGCCCCCTGATGAGGACCCGTGGCAGCACAACGACTACCCCCAGCACCGTGAGCACCGGCACCACAGGGAATACGAGCGCCATGCCGGCACCTCGCGGCATGCTGGTGATGAGCCCCAGCGCCGCTCGGCCAAGCAGCATCCACGGGAGCCCAGCCGTCACGAGCCCCGTGGCCACGGGCCGCCGGCTGCCCCCAAGAAGGCACAGCAGCCGGAGTGCCGTGCACCCGCGCCCTACGGCCCCAGCTCCACCGAGTACACCCCACCATCTCGCTCTGCTGCTCACCACCACAGCGCCGAGACCCCCAAGGCACAGAAGCCTCCCCAGCCACACGGGTCAGCCACCCCAGTGCCAAAGCCAGAGCCCCTCGCAcacccacagcagccagcagccaggcaacagcaggcagggcagcaggcagtgcgGCAACAGCCAGCAGCACGGCAGGCTGCCCAACCAGCAGGCTCAGCACAGCCCGAGGCCAGGGGCAGGACACAGGGACCCCCATCATCCCggccaccacagcagcagccggGGCCAGCTCAGGCGGCGGGGAAGGCACCAGCTGCGCTCCACGCACAGCCGGGTGGGCACCCAGCGCCAGCG ccaaaagcagagcagatggATGCATCCAAACTTGCAGCGAAAGTgccacagcagccagggagAGCACCTGCGGCGCAGCCtctgggagcagcag CAGACAGCAAAGCCGGTCCGAAGGCGGCTGGGCCACGTGGTCCCAGCGGCGCAGCCACAGGGCAGCCcggtggggaaggagagagcgTTTTCTCTAAAATCCTGCCGGGTGGGGCAGCGGAACAAGCAGGCAAACTGACTGAAG CGGTGTCGGCTTTTGGCAAGAAGTTCACTTCGTTCTGGTGA